CTCGCAAGTGACAGCATATCGCCCACCAAACGACTCATCCGCTGGCCTTCATCAGCCATGTCATTCAGCGCCTCGATAGACAGCTCGCGAATCATCGCTTCATCCATATTCGGTCGCTCTCCCGGTTCAGTGGTCCACATTTTGACCAAAAAGTCAACATTGCCACGAATCGTCGTAAGCGGTGTACGCAGCTCATGGGAAGCATCGGCCACAAAACGGCGCTGTGCACCGTATGCATCCTCCAGCTCCTTATAAAATGCCTCTGTACGTTCCAGCATATTGTTAACCGTCCCGATCAGCTGCCCAATTTCATCTGCCGGCCCGTCATATTCGATACGGACACTCAAATCATTACTGGATTGAATCTGATTTGCCCCCTCAATCACCTTGACCAGCGGCTTCATGGACTTGCGAGCCAAAAAGAGACCTGAGGTTGCGGCAGCGAGTAGAGCAAATAACGAGCCGTATACAAGCACATTTTGCAGCCTGTTCATGAGCCGATCCTGTGAGCCCGTAAATTGCCCTATCTGGAGAAAGCCAACTACCAACCCCAATTCATCAGATTTGATCGGCTGCTGATAAATCATAAAGGAATCCCCTTCCACACTCACACGCCGAATCCCCTCATTTTGGACTGCTCCTACCGCTGTAGATGGTACCGGGAAGGTAATATTAAGGTCTTTCATATTTTGAGTCGTTTTGGTTACCCCGGATGTGTAATTATAAATTTGTACATATAGCTGAGAGTCATCAATTCCACGTCCCTGCACTAAGCCCAAATCCAGATTGGGGACTTCAAACAATCCCCCT
This DNA window, taken from Paenibacillus kribbensis, encodes the following:
- a CDS encoding sensor histidine kinase; this encodes MSIRWRLTAWYSSILAIVLVIFGLAIYGLVYYYTYNEVKSQLMTQAPRINKQLLLTIKGGLFEVPNLDLGLVQGRGIDDSQLYVQIYNYTSGVTKTTQNMKDLNITFPVPSTAVGAVQNEGIRRVSVEGDSFMIYQQPIKSDELGLVVGFLQIGQFTGSQDRLMNRLQNVLVYGSLFALLAAATSGLFLARKSMKPLVKVIEGANQIQSSNDLSVRIEYDGPADEIGQLIGTVNNMLERTEAFYKELEDAYGAQRRFVADASHELRTPLTTIRGNVDFLVKMWTTEPGERPNMDEAMIRELSIEALNDMADEGQRMSRLVGDMLSLARADTGKTFDKTPVALEPLVNEVARRAQFLERTAEWNVGDFSLLNGIYMEGSKDYLQQMLFIFIDNAFKYTPEGIVRFDAIVYQGQVGLRISDTGIGMDKSQVPFIFDRFYRADESRGVTEGIGLGLSIAKWIIDEHHGSVEVVTRQGEGTTFIIWLPVSFSAPLE